GTTGGTAGATCACAATGTCTTTGttagattatatattataaacctCTGTAAATGGTAGATCTGATTTTCAaacacttttactccatttttgaaattactattcaaacattttttgaatccaaatatatttttcttatatgcagTTGCTTATCTACATcaaatatactatttttttagatttttttgcattctaaaaaaattgatatgaatttttatataaaaaagataGTGAATGTTTATTCTAAGTGTACAATACTTTAGTTTAGTTGTTCTATATTgccaattttctcaaaaaaaaatcagttataTAGCTTCAAATTTCCTAGAAAGCTCAAAGGAAATatctcaaaaattaaaaaaaattgcgaCCACAGTGGGAGTCGAACCCACGACCTTCTGATCCGAAGTCAGACGCGCTAATCCACTGCGCTATGCGGTCGTTGAATGTTTTATTGcatattgttttatataaataaccCTTATTTTGGTAAACCAATCATGCAATTCATAGCTGTAGATATGGCTGGCTTCACAAGGTTGAAATAAACTAAAAGAACAATTGGTATCATCCACAGCAAGATTCATATAAAAACAGCCTAGTGTCAACAAGTCACAACTTTAAAGCCTCAACTTGTGAATCTTATATACAAACAAGAATACACATAAAGACATGAAGTGAATGGAATGGACCCCATATATAGTAACCAACCATTACACCCAGGAACAATCTTTCAAAACCTCATAGGCCATTGATCTATGTTCCTCGCTCAACTCTTTAGGGAAACTCACTAAAAACGTTATTATCAAATCTCCACGTTTACCATCTTCTTTACCATTTGGCAAACCTTGACCTTTGATCGCCTTCTCGAATCCATGAAAGATCACTTCTCCTACAGATATTGACATTGACTCACCACTCAATAACGGCACAGAGAGATTACACCCCGTTAAAGCCTTTAGGAGAGGTATCTCTACCGCAATCTCTAAGTCATCTCCACGGCTTTTGAACAGAGAGTGTCTCTTTTCTTCAACCACAAATGTGATGTCTTCCGGGAGGTAGCCAGGTTTCTCGTTCCCTACTCCTTCGAATGTGATCTTGGTCCCTTTCttccatcctggtttgatgttCACTCTTAACGTCTCTTCTTGTTTCATAATCAATCTGTTTCATAACAGAACATAATGAAGCATTCCTTTGAGTAAAACAAGGGACCAAACACTTTTAAGCATATAGTGACTTCAATCTCGGTGCACtagtaaaatactaaaatgtaTAAACACGAATCGtaagattatataatttattatttatacaaTCAATAAGCAAATTTTAAAACGGATATTTTACTCAATCAAATTTTGCTATTTTCTTTAGCTTTCTTCGAGTTAATTCGTGGACACTTTAACCTAAAGCCTAAATTCAAATTCCAACTTACGAATGATTTAAACATCGGTGCATCAGTAAAATGTTATATTCCTTGGACTTGAAGTCTAGAAGATTAAGTGTTTTAGAagtataaatacaaataataaaattataatttattaattcctataattaataaaaaaaattaaaatggatATTCTCTCAGTAGCATTTtgctaagttttttttgttttcttcgaGTTTAATTCCTGAACACGTTAGGTTAAACCAAACCTAGCCctaaattcaaattcaaacttaaaaaaaaaaaaagagatcaagAAGAGAGAGACAAACCCTTCATCGGTGATGATGTCTCTAGTGATCTTGATGTTCTTGACTCCCCCATGGCAGAGTTCTTCCAACGTACACTCGAGCATTTTCTCCACAGCCGGCGGCTTTTTCGGCGGCGTCGACTGCGAGAAAACAATAGGCGTGGAGCTCCTCCCCATCGATCCAACCGTATCCCTCGTGCTCTTGCTCTTCCTAAACGCCACAGACGTGGCCGACGAGCCGCTGTTCTCTTTATCTCTCTTGCTACGGCTCTTCGTAATCATACGAGGAGGAGGAGACGTGAGTCCTTCCACGTCGCCGAACAAATCAGCTAACGTTTGATCTTTCCCTGTCGGGCTCGGTGACGACGTCATGGGGCTCGCGTTGTTCGAGACGGGGCGCGATTTGTGACCGCGGCTGGTGCTTCTGGAGAAAAAAGACCGGCGgtttgaagaggaggaggaggaggatgagaGGTACGTGGGACGAGCTTGCGGCGTGTGGCTGCGACGGCTGCTGGAGTTTGATCGCAGAGAAGAAGAACGGCGTTTGAAGACGGAGCTATCGTCCATGCTCTGTAACCGTAGACCTTTTCTAGCAGCGGTCAGGTCATCATCCTCCGCGAATTTCTCCTCCAGATGGATTGCCTGAAAACGTTACGAACAATTTAATGAAACGATGATAAGATAAAGAACGTGGCTCATGGTGTGAGAGGGGATGATAAGAAGAAAGAACGTACGGAATCGGCGTTGGAGTCGGATTCGAGATGAGAAGAGAGGGGATGCAATTTGGTGACGAGGGACTTGTATGCTTTGCATGCTGTCGCCGGTGATCTTGGAGTCGCCATCGTGAgggacgaagaagatgatgatcgGGGAAGAGAAAGATTAGGACAACTTGTCGTACGTAGggattagagcatgattaatgggggTTCTTAGGACGGGGctcttaacggaatataagaactcgtttctttaacttttaactaaaaaaactaagaaccggttcttaaagtccttatttaagaaccggttcttagtttttttagttaaaagctaagaaacagtttcttaacttccggtAAGAACTTCACTCTAAGaaccccgggttaatcatggtcttagatTACCATACAGACACGAAGAGCCGAGTTGGTTAGATTCCCGCTTTTATtaggactttttttttttttttgctaaaagaaACTTTTGTTAGGACAtttctgtttctttcttttttcattttaatatatatccaaGGATTGAAATCATAGCtacatttaatttaattaaaacttcTGGAACCATTGAAAGTTGAttatctttagtttttttttttttttgctaaataaatTATCTTTACTTGACTTAGTGTTTTCATGGTTATATGATTCGTTTCATGTATCATCTATGTATATATGCCTATGGCTTTGATTTTGACCAACGGTGCCAGTTATCGTTTGATAAGTAGCAAAAACTTACGGTttctaaaatgatttaaaaagtGGTGTTGCACAAAATATAAGATAACATTTTCAGATTAAAAGCtgttaaaaaaactaaatttaagtTGAAATGTTTTAGAAGTAATAATAGAAATTCCAAACTGTGTTGTGATGGCCAAAACCGCATAAAAGTTACTCTTTTTCTTACGACCGCATGTTCTTGTGAAAAACGAATCGCATATTCATATgctgtcttcttttttttgcccGATGGAGTATTCCAGGCAATAGACATTTTGCAGCCGTGACAGTATAAACTGTAGTCTTTTTCGAACATTAGCTGTTTTAAAATATTCGGTGatctaattacttttttttttctgtgaagAAAAGTGTTAGGAGTGCTACGGCTTCATTTCAATAAAATGATATTTCAATAATTctgttataattatttatttatttcatttgaaCATAATAAAGTGTTGAAGGTCTTCCCTTTATCATTACAATCTTAATCTGGTTGTATCCCAAAcagttatttttgtgattacaCAATCttaaagtgttttttttctttgatcatTATGATCATCACATAAAGTATACAATTTCTCTCTTTCCCTTATACCGTGTCTGACAAGTCAACGTAACAAAACCCAAGACCTTTCAAACTTTCTGAAAACTTAGACTCATTAGATTTAGTAAATCTTTAACGAGACGGTGGCGGAGGAATTCCTGTGAGAAAGGCCGAGAAAAAGGCGAGAGAGCTGCTTGGTTTGAAGGAAGGCACCGCATGTCCAGCTCCTCTGAACGTAGCAAACGTTAGACCTTCGTATTCCTGAAGCCACCCACTTACCTGTTTTTCATGGTACCATGGCCTCCAAGCTGTCTTGATGGGTAATTCTAGTGCGCTTAAGCTGTACCTAGTCGCCAGTACTGGAACTCTTCCGTCTGTGTCACCACTGAGCCATCACAGAATCAAACCAACGGTTTAGTGGAATACTCTTTATATGTGCATTGGATAATAACTAAACTTTCTTACATATATAACCAAGCAGCaaagtaaaattaaaaactatgtaTATATCGGTTACTTTTGCAACAAGCAACCGAAGTTAATactctaattttttactttcaCTGATCATATTACTTTTTCTCAAGTTTTAATTGTGTTGAAGTCAACtacattttgttataaaaaaatagttttcaaggtGAAATTAATCATGGGTGTACTTTGTTTCTTTGACCTTGAGATTCTAATTATAAACTGAAACTAATGATGTGACCTAACTAAAGAAATAATgggtcatttttaaaaataatgacgAATAGGACGATGACCACTAAAtaacaattatttaattagtGCTCATGGAATCATTTTACCTGTAAACCCAAATTCTTAATCCCCCGGCGATGAGTTTCTCGTATATAGGCAAAACCGAGGGCTTTAAATAAGTCCAATTATGGAAGATCCCCATGCTGCAATCTCAGAATATTAGACAATATTTAGACAAGTTCCATCACATATTATTATTACAAAAACCAATATAACACATGAAGAATGTGCTGAGTACTTGCAAATCTTCCAGTTCTTAAGATTAACTCCATCACTCGCATGAAGAGACTTCTGAACATCTGCTCTATTGTAAAATGTTCTCGCGTAATCGTCCAAGCATGGGTCATATCCACCCAAGCGCCTTGGCGGAACCTAAGGCATGCAAacaattttttgtttggttaaaaaaaaactttttgaaagACACTTATAATATAGCCTTTTTATAATATTCTTAACGATCATAAAATAATTAgatgtattatatattatatataaacttaCCCTCTTGGAGCTGATGTGAGAATTTGATTTGAATTGTGCTGAATCTAAGTAATAGGACCGTGCAGGATCTCCTATACAAACCGATGTATAGAGGCTGTAGATATCGATCTCGTCGTACTGTTTTTGAACTTCTGCTACGGCTTCAGAGCACTCGTCGTCGCTCCAAGTATTGTCGCTGCTGAAATTGCAAGTCCTGGTTATGATCCTATGCGTCTCATCCGATATAACCGCGTGGCTCCATGCGTAATCCACCCAACCTCTCCAATCCTCTGCATCTGATGTCTCAGGATTCCCTAGCTACACCGCAGAAAAAAAGAACGGATTAGATGTAGGTCTTAGAATATACTACTGTTATAACGTATAGGACGTAAACTAACATCACCATGCAAAACTTATCGTATTATACATTTTTGGTTTTAAACACTAGCAATCTTTTTAAGGGTCAAGAAACACTAGTATCATTAAGATATTTAAACGTACCAAAATACCCTTAAGGTTGATGTGAAGTGATGAACTACTGTTCTTCTTATTGTTATCGTATACGACCTCTGCTAGCTCCGGTACGTATTTTCCTACAAATATTACGTTcaccaaaaatattaaaagaaattagatTTAAAGATATTAGCACGAAAATTAAGATGATTTGTTTTAGTTAACCTGCGTAGCTTTCGCCTGCGATGTAGAACGTATTTCCTTTGTGTTCTGGAAACTTCTCGAACCAGTTGCAAAGAAAAGTGAATGCGTCTCTTGCTGATCGTAGAAtaaaagaagagagaatgaagcatatattatatgtattattcTTATAAGGATAGAAACTATaggttatatacttatatatagttattataatattattgggACCTGCCTGTAAAGTCATCGTCAAGTTTTTGATAATCGCTAGTTGTGTTTGAATACGAAAAGCCAACACCGACGGGAGATTCTAAAAACAGCATGTTTGCCTCTGCATCAGCAAAATCAacctttttcattattttattcattttcattTACGTATAGATaagaaaattatacaaaaaaaaaaacaaaaggtatTTACTTTTATTCCATGCGTATGGATTAAAAGTAAGTCCGTTTTCTTTGGTGTCGACGAGAAAAGGACCGATTTCTTGTGTTGCCCCATATCCCACAGAAGAACAACCTGGACCTATATACACAGTATACAACTGATCAAATTCTAAATATTGTGTTCTCTCGTGAGAcaataaaaaatagaagaaattATAACACTAGGTTATTTAATCATAAGAGCTATGATTAAATGGCATAACAAAATCGTAGAAAGTGAATTAAGCATGCAAATAATGCTTACAAAGAAATCTAGTTcaataacaatttaaaatatttatttttgacgtTGGAGTGGAAAAATGGCAGAATGGCCAAACATAAATCAATAAAACGGTAAATTATGTAATTCATAAAATTATGCCGAATCGTGTTATAAGTGTACTTTTCAAAGTTCATCAATTAAGATTGAAAATATGAGAATATATAACAGTTTTTGATACATGCATAAACAATTCAAAAGATTGGATTACCTCCATTAAGCCAGAGAACTAGAGGTTTCTCCTTGGGAAGGTCCATGGCCTCAAAGAACCAATAAAACATAGCTCTTCCGTTGGATTCGTCGACAGGGACGTAACCAGCATAATGTTTGAAACTCACATGAGGCTGTCCAGGCAAATTTGTCACGAGATCTTGCTCGTTGGCCAACAAGCTCCTTTGTTTCGGGCTATTAGACCTGTGTTGTCTAGTACATGTAACTACCGGGAGTAATATTAAAAGAGTGGTAAAACACAAAGAAATTAACATGTTCTTGGTGTGATAATCCATTTGAGAGGTATACTCGTTGTGAAGAAGATCAAGGAATTGTACTAAGATGACAGAAAGATCTCACACTTGGATGTCTATTTATAAGCTAGGATCGAGAgattttttgtttgcttttgaatttatttttatattaaaagctTAGTTAAGTGGATATGGAAGAATAGTCCCATGTGGCTA
The window above is part of the Brassica napus cultivar Da-Ae chromosome C8, Da-Ae, whole genome shotgun sequence genome. Proteins encoded here:
- the LOC106405065 gene encoding serine carboxypeptidase-like 31 isoform X2, which translates into the protein MEVQVVLLWDMGQHKKSVLFSSTPKKTDLLLIHTHGIKVDFADAEANMLFLESPVGVGFSYSNTTSDYQKLDDDFTARDAFTFLCNWFEKFPEHKGNTFYIAGESYAGKYVPELAEVVYDNNKKNSSSSLHINLKGILLGNPETSDAEDWRGWVDYAWSHAVISDETHRIITRTCNFSSDNTWSDDECSEAVAEVQKQYDEIDIYSLYTSVCIGDPARSYYLDSAQFKSNSHISSKRVPPRRLGGYDPCLDDYARTFYNRADVQKSLHASDGVNLKNWKICNMGIFHNWTYLKPSVLPIYEKLIAGGLRIWVYSGDTDGRVPVLATRYSLSALELPIKTAWRPWYHEKQVSGWLQEYEGLTFATFRGAGHAVPSFKPSSSLAFFSAFLTGIPPPPSR
- the LOC106453803 gene encoding dnaJ homolog subfamily B member 4-like, whose translation is MATPRSPATACKAYKSLVTKLHPLSSHLESDSNADSAIHLEEKFAEDDDLTAARKGLRLQSMDDSSVFKRRSSSLRSNSSSRRSHTPQARPTYLSSSSSSSSNRRSFFSRSTSRGHKSRPVSNNASPMTSSPSPTGKDQTLADLFGDVEGLTSPPPRMITKSRSKRDKENSGSSATSVAFRKSKSTRDTVGSMGRSSTPIVFSQSTPPKKPPAVEKMLECTLEELCHGGVKNIKITRDIITDEGLIMKQEETLRVNIKPGWKKGTKITFEGVGNEKPGYLPEDITFVVEEKRHSLFKSRGDDLEIAVEIPLLKALTGCNLSVPLLSGESMSISVGEVIFHGFEKAIKGQGLPNGKEDGKRGDLIITFLVSFPKELSEEHRSMAYEVLKDCSWV
- the LOC106405065 gene encoding serine carboxypeptidase-like 31 isoform X1, with the translated sequence MDYHTKNMLISLCFTTLLILLPVVTCTRQHRSNSPKQRSLLANEQDLVTNLPGQPHVSFKHYAGYVPVDESNGRAMFYWFFEAMDLPKEKPLVLWLNGGPGCSSVGYGATQEIGPFLVDTKENGLTFNPYAWNKKANMLFLESPVGVGFSYSNTTSDYQKLDDDFTARDAFTFLCNWFEKFPEHKGNTFYIAGESYAGKYVPELAEVVYDNNKKNSSSSLHINLKGILLGNPETSDAEDWRGWVDYAWSHAVISDETHRIITRTCNFSSDNTWSDDECSEAVAEVQKQYDEIDIYSLYTSVCIGDPARSYYLDSAQFKSNSHISSKRVPPRRLGGYDPCLDDYARTFYNRADVQKSLHASDGVNLKNWKICNMGIFHNWTYLKPSVLPIYEKLIAGGLRIWVYSGDTDGRVPVLATRYSLSALELPIKTAWRPWYHEKQVSGWLQEYEGLTFATFRGAGHAVPSFKPSSSLAFFSAFLTGIPPPPSR